A part of Perognathus longimembris pacificus isolate PPM17 chromosome 18, ASM2315922v1, whole genome shotgun sequence genomic DNA contains:
- the LOC125367317 gene encoding LOW QUALITY PROTEIN: fibroleukin-like (The sequence of the model RefSeq protein was modified relative to this genomic sequence to represent the inferred CDS: inserted 4 bases in 2 codons), which translates to MKFPDWCWLSSAVIAACVLVVLANNEPGKLKACLATLESKXKCTLEGQCPYQVTLPPLAIWLPQEFSRIEEVFKEVQTLKDILNSLKKSCQDYKLQTEDHQDPXGEAGDNRVKELKNKVSKLSLELKAAKEKIDMLQGCLERLNLVNMNDIENYVNRNVANLISVVNSLDSKCSSKCPSQEQIQSWPIQHLIYKDCSDYYVIGKRSSETYRITPDAKNSSFEVYCDMETVGGGRTVLQAHFDGSANFTRTWEDYKAGFGNLRREFWLGNKTLHFLTKSKEMILRIDLEDFNFSGVKLYALYDQLYVAHEFFKYRLHIGNYSGTAEDALHFSKHYNHDMKFFTTPDKHKDHYPSGNCGHYYSSGWWFDTCLSANLHGKYYHPKYKGVHNGIFWGTWPGMSELQPSGYRFSFKEAKMMITPKHVKPQITSAHLSMHLLSIGQWIPILFL; encoded by the exons ATGAAGTTTCCTGACTGGTGCTGGCTGAGCTCAGCTGTCATAGCTGCATGTGTCTTGGTGGTGTTGGCAAACAACGAACCCGGGAAATTAAAGGCCTGCCTGGCGACCCTGGAAAGCAA AAAATGCACCTTGGAGGGCCAGTGCCCCTACCAGGTGACCCTGCCCCCACTGGCCATTTGGCTTCCACAGGAGTTCAGCAGAATAGAGGAGGTGTTCAAAGAAGTCCAGACTCTCAAAGACATCCTGAACAGCCTCAAGAAATCTTGCCAGGACTATAAGTTGCAAACTGAGGACCACCAAGATCC TGGAGAGGCTGGAGACAACAGGGTGAAAGAATTAAAGAACAAGGTGAGCAAGCTATCCTTGGAGCTGAAGGCTGCAAAGGAGAAGATCGACATGCTGCAGGGTTGCCTAGAGAGGCTGAATCTTGTAAATATGAATGACATAGAAAATTATGTCAACAGGAATGTGGCCAATCTCATATCTGTGGTCAACAGTTTGGACAGCAAATGTTCATCCAAGTGTCCCAGTCAAGAGCAAATTCAGTCATGGCCGA tTCAACATCTAATATATAAAGATTGTTCTGACTACTACGtaataggcaaaagaagcagtgagaCCTACAGGATTACCCCAGATGCCAAAAACAGTAGCTTTGAGGTGTACTGTGACATGGAGACCGTGGGAGGAGGCCGGACCGTGCTGCAGGCTCATTTTGATGGAAGCGCCAATTTCACCAGAACATGGGAAGACTACAAAGCAGGCTTTGGAAACCTCCGGCGAGAGTTTTGGCTGGGAAATAAGACACTTCATTTTCTGACCAAGAGCAAGGAAATGATCTTGAGAATTGATCTTGAAGACTTCA acttcagtgGTGTCAAACTGTATGCCCTTTATGACCAGTTATATGTGGCTCATGAGTTTTTCAAATACCGTTTACACATTGGCAACTACAGTGGCACAGCTGAGGATGCCTTACATTTTAGTAAGCATTACAACCATGATATGAAGTTTTTCACCACCCCAGATAAACACAAAGATCACTATCCCTCTGGCAACTGCGGGCACTACTACAGTTCAGGATGGTGGTTTGATACATGCCTTTCTGCAAACTTACATGGCAAATATTATCACCCCAAATACAAAGGTGTCCATAATGGAATTTTCTGGGGCACTTGGCCTGGTATGAGTGAGTTACAGCCTAGTGGCTACAGGTTCTCTTTCAAAGAGGCCAAAATGATGATTACACCTAAGCACGTTAAGCCACAAATCACTAGTGCTCATCTCTCTATGCATTTATTATCAATAGGGCAATGGATTCCTATTCTCTTTTTATGA